In one Zobellia galactanivorans genomic region, the following are encoded:
- a CDS encoding adenine phosphoribosyltransferase → MDLKTFIRDIEDFPRQGVVFKDITPLLANAKAIRYTLDRLVEMVGVHGVDKVVGMESRGFFFGPLLAQRLNAGFVPVRKPNKLPSEKISQTYDLEYGTDTLDMHSDAILAGEKVLVHDDVLATGGTAKATCNLVERLGGEIVQCNFLIELDFLKGRDKLGETPVKALLNY, encoded by the coding sequence ATGGATTTAAAAACCTTTATTAGGGATATTGAGGATTTTCCGCGGCAGGGTGTAGTCTTTAAAGATATAACACCACTGTTGGCAAATGCCAAGGCCATACGGTATACGCTTGATCGTCTGGTGGAAATGGTGGGAGTGCATGGTGTAGATAAGGTGGTAGGTATGGAAAGCCGGGGCTTTTTCTTCGGACCTCTTTTGGCCCAACGACTAAACGCGGGTTTTGTTCCTGTTCGTAAACCGAATAAACTGCCATCGGAAAAAATTAGCCAAACCTATGATTTGGAATATGGTACCGATACCTTGGATATGCACAGCGATGCGATCTTGGCGGGGGAAAAGGTCTTGGTGCACGACGATGTTCTCGCTACAGGCGGTACGGCAAAGGCTACCTGTAACTTGGTCGAACGTTTGGGAGGTGAAATCGTTCAATGTAATTTTTTGATCGAACTCGATTTTTTAAAGGGAAGGGATAAATTAGGGGAAACCCCTGTAAAAGCCCTTTTGAATTATTGA
- a CDS encoding calcium/sodium antiporter: MQNFIFIVLGLILLIAGGNWLLKSAVALSLRLSIPKIVIGMTVVSFATSAPELIVSVKAALDGFPDLALGNVVGSNIANLGLVLAVTVLMGSIDVRRTFYTTDWPVMMAASLLFFAFIFFDGELQQYEGGIMVVALFLFLVYLLRFQKQAVEDEAPEDDLPLPLYKLVLFLGLGGTALWGGSELLINGAVGTAKIFGVSERIIAVTVVSIGTSIPELAASVIAVIKKEKAISLGNLIGSNIFNLLAVLGITSIITPIKVVDERLLSNDIFWMLGISFLILPLVFFPKGLRLGWRDGLILLTCYVVFVYLTVA, translated from the coding sequence ATGCAGAATTTTATTTTTATTGTTCTTGGCCTGATACTTTTGATAGCAGGTGGTAACTGGCTTTTAAAATCGGCTGTAGCCCTTTCCTTAAGATTGAGTATTCCGAAAATTGTTATCGGTATGACGGTAGTATCCTTTGCTACCTCGGCGCCTGAACTGATTGTAAGTGTAAAGGCCGCTCTTGATGGGTTTCCCGATTTGGCTTTGGGGAATGTGGTGGGATCCAATATAGCGAACCTGGGCTTGGTACTGGCCGTTACCGTTCTTATGGGCTCGATAGATGTTCGAAGAACCTTTTATACTACCGATTGGCCGGTTATGATGGCCGCTTCATTGCTTTTCTTTGCTTTTATTTTCTTTGACGGGGAACTGCAACAGTATGAAGGGGGGATTATGGTCGTAGCCTTATTCCTGTTTTTGGTGTATTTACTCCGTTTTCAAAAGCAGGCGGTGGAAGATGAGGCCCCTGAAGATGATTTGCCTTTGCCTTTGTATAAGTTGGTGCTCTTTTTGGGGCTAGGGGGTACGGCCCTCTGGGGTGGTTCTGAGCTCCTTATTAACGGTGCGGTGGGTACGGCCAAGATATTTGGTGTAAGCGAGCGGATCATTGCCGTTACCGTGGTTTCTATAGGGACCAGTATTCCTGAATTGGCTGCTTCCGTAATAGCGGTAATTAAGAAGGAAAAAGCCATTTCCTTGGGGAATCTTATCGGGTCGAATATTTTCAACTTATTGGCGGTTTTAGGGATTACCTCTATAATAACCCCGATTAAAGTGGTCGATGAGCGTTTGTTGAGCAACGATATTTTTTGGATGTTGGGCATTTCCTTTCTGATTCTTCCTTTGGTATTCTTTCCTAAGGGGCTACGCTTGGGTTGGCGCGATGGCTTGATTCTTCTGACCTGTTACGTGGTCTTTGTGTATCTGACCGTTGCCTAG